The genomic region GGTAGACCGGGAACTGTTTCTGCTGCTCATTACGGTAGACAAGGTAGGGCCCAAGGCAGCCTCGGCTCTGCTATCTGGTGCCCCGGCAGGTGAGCTGGCCGCCTGGATCGCCGCCGGAGACGTGGCGAGGCTGACCACCATCAAGGGAATTGGGAAAAAACTTGCCGGAGACATCTGCCACCATCTTGGTGAAAAAGTCGGCGCATTTCTCGACCGGACAGGTCTCGCACGGGCATCCGGCATGGTTCAGAAAGCCCGGCATGGCCCCGGAACGGACGCCATATCGGCACTTGTAAACCTTGGCTACCGTGAGGCGGAGGCTGCCCGTGCAGTGCAGGCGGCAATCTCCAAACTCGGCGATGGTGCCACTACCGAAGCGGCCGTGAAGGAAGCGCTGGCGCAACTCCGCCCTGCGCGAGAAAAGTCCGCATGAAGGAAAAACTGCTTGTGACCTATGGCCGGGAATGACAAACGGAACATGAAACGTCTCGTCTCGGGCGGGAAGCAGGATCCGGAAGAGATCACCGGGAATATCGGATTGCCCGTCGGAGACGATCCGCGTCCGAAATCACTGGGAGATTATGTTGGCCAGACGGAACTGGTTTCCAACCTCCGGGTCTATCTTCAAGCGGCAAGGAACCGGGGGGAACCGCTCGACCATGTGCTGTTCTATGGCCCCCCGGGACTGGGAAAGACGACCCTCGCCCGGCTGATCGCCACTGAGATGGGTTCCCAGCTCAAGCAGACATCAGGCCCGGCCATCCAGCACAAGGGAGAACTGGCTGGTCTCCTGACCGGGCTTGAACCGGGAGATGTACTGTTCATTGACGAAATCCACCGCCTGAGCCGTCCAATCGAGGAGGCCCTTTACCCGGCGATGGAGGATTTTTCCTTCGACATCATGATCGGCGAGGGGCCGGGCGCACGGAGCGTAAAACTGGATCTCCCGCGTTTTACACTCGTGGGGGCAACGACACGTTTTGGCGCCATGTCGGCACCGCTGCGGGACCGGTTCGGGATCCAGATGCGGCTGGAATTCTATGCTGTGGAAGAGATCCAGCAGATCATTGAGCGCGGAGCCGGAATCTATAAAACCAGAATCGACCGGAACGGTGCCACCGAGATCGCACGACGTTCCCGTGGAACCCCCCGGGTTGCCCTGCGACTCCTGCGGCGCGTCAGGGATTTCGCCGACGCCCAGAACGGGGGCATCGTGGACAGGGCACTCGCCGACCAGGCGCTCAAGCGTCTTGATATTGATGAAATGGGACTCGACCCCCTGGATCGCCGCTATCTGGAGTTTCTCATCACCCGGTTTCAGGGCGGCCCTCGCGGCGTGGAAACCATGGCCGCGACACTCTCCGAAGAAGTCGAGACGCTGGAAGCTTCCGTGGAGCCGTTTCTTCTGAAAGAAGGGTTTATCGAACGAACTTCCCGCGGACGTGTCGCGCTGGAACGGGCCTACCGGCATCTGGGCCTAAAACCTGCCGGACCGCAGAACACGCTCTTCTGACCGCTTTTGATCTTGCCCCATCCGGCGGTTAACAACTGTTCCGCGAAGGAATCGTATCCAATGTCCCATTCCAACGAACCCGTTCGCTCGGTCAAGGGAATGAATGATGTTCTCCCTGCCGACGCGCCCCTGTGGCAGCGGGTGGAAGCCATTTCACACGAGGTGCTTTCCAGCTTCGGCTTTCGTGAGATCCGGACCAACATCCTTGAGCCGACC from Deltaproteobacteria bacterium harbors:
- a CDS encoding Holliday junction branch migration protein RuvA, with the protein product MISYLEGRLLEAHDDGRAVIVCAGVGYGVRISARTLEELPAPGGETRLWIYTAVREDAIELFGFHDPVDRELFLLLITVDKVGPKAASALLSGAPAGELAAWIAAGDVARLTTIKGIGKKLAGDICHHLGEKVGAFLDRTGLARASGMVQKARHGPGTDAISALVNLGYREAEAARAVQAAISKLGDGATTEAAVKEALAQLRPAREKSA
- the ruvB gene encoding Holliday junction branch migration DNA helicase RuvB — encoded protein: MKRLVSGGKQDPEEITGNIGLPVGDDPRPKSLGDYVGQTELVSNLRVYLQAARNRGEPLDHVLFYGPPGLGKTTLARLIATEMGSQLKQTSGPAIQHKGELAGLLTGLEPGDVLFIDEIHRLSRPIEEALYPAMEDFSFDIMIGEGPGARSVKLDLPRFTLVGATTRFGAMSAPLRDRFGIQMRLEFYAVEEIQQIIERGAGIYKTRIDRNGATEIARRSRGTPRVALRLLRRVRDFADAQNGGIVDRALADQALKRLDIDEMGLDPLDRRYLEFLITRFQGGPRGVETMAATLSEEVETLEASVEPFLLKEGFIERTSRGRVALERAYRHLGLKPAGPQNTLF